A region from the Salvelinus sp. IW2-2015 linkage group LG19, ASM291031v2, whole genome shotgun sequence genome encodes:
- the LOC111979655 gene encoding retinol dehydrogenase 10-B — MNIFVECCLVSCKVLWTFVLAGTRWLVRPKEKNVMGQVCVITGAGSGLGRHFAKEFARRGATVILWDINWESNEETAEMVRQIYSDITNRNPEGSVDGEEGDVSQIQPKVYTYLCDVSKREEVYLTADKVQREVGNIDILINNAGVVSGRHLLECPDELLERTMMVNCHAHFWTTKAFVPKMLELNHGHIVTVASSLGLFTTAGVEDYCASKFGAIGFHESLSHELKAAEKDGIKMTLVCPFLVDTDMFKGCKIRKEIAPLFPPLKPEQCVQQAMRAILTDQPMICTPRIMYMVSFMKTVLPFDAIVCMYQFLGADKCMYPFLAHRKEAMNNNESKLPSTQQPATQQLPLEKT; from the exons ATGAATATCTTTGTTGAATGCTGCTTGGTGTCGTGCAAAGTTCTCTGGACTTTTGTGTTGGCTGGAACGAGATGGCTCGTGCGTCCAAAAGAGAAGAATGTAATGGGTCAGGTTTGTGTGATCACTGGGGCAGGAAGCGGTCTTGGAAGACACTTTGCCAAGGAGTTTGCCCGAAGAGGTGCTACGGTCATCCTTTGGGACATAAATTGGGAAAGTAACGAGGAGACTGCTGAGATGGTGCGACAAATCTACAGCGACATTACAAATAGGAACCCCGAAG GTTCAGTGGATGGTGAGGAGGGAGATGTATCTCAGATTCAGCCCAAGGTCTACACTTATCTGTGTGATGTaagcaagagagaggaggtgtACTTGACTGCAGATAAGGTGCAACGTGAAGTGGGCAACATTGATATCCTGATCAACAATGCTGGGGTGGTCTCAGGACGTCACCTGCTGGAGTGTCCAGATGAACTCCTAGAGCGCACCATGATGGTCAACTGCCATGCTCACTTTTGG ACTACCAAGGCTTTTGTTCCCAAGATGCTTGAGCTGAACCATGGGCACATCGTGACGGTAGCCAGCTCCCTGGGTCTGTTCACCACTGCTGGTGTTGAG GACTACTGTGCCAGCAAGTTTGGTGCTATAGGTTTTCATGAGTCCCTCAGCCACGAGCTGAAAGCAGCTGAGAAAGACGGGATAAAAATGACGCTGGTCTGTCCTTTCTTAGTTGATACTGACATGTTCAAAGGGTGTAAAATCAG GAAAGAGATTGCCCCACTCTTCCCTCCGTTGAAGCCAGAGCAGTGTGTGCAACAGGCAATGAGGGCTATCCTAACAGACCAGCCCATGATCTGTACACCTCGGATTATGTACATGGTTAGTTTCATGAAGAC TGTCTTGCCCTTTGACGCCATCGTTTGCATGTACCAGTTTCTTGGAGCAGACAAATGCATGTACCCGTTCCTGGCTCACCGGAAGGAGGCTATGAACAACAATGAATCCAAGCTGCCTTCCACCCAGCAGCCTGCCACCCAGCAGCTGCCACTGGAGAAAACATAA